The following are encoded together in the Dickeya lacustris genome:
- the uca gene encoding urea carboxylase, producing the protein MFERVLIANRGAIAVRIIRTLKKMGVKAIAVYAEADRHSLHVRQADEAWSLGDGPVRDTYLDQEKLLRIAAASGAQAVHPGYGFLSENSQFVTRCEQAGLVFLGPTVAHMAAFGLKHRARALAQQNAVPLLPGSGLLTSLDAACEQARHIGYPVMLKSTAGGGGIGMQRCDDEPQLTEAFTRVKRLAGNNFADDGVFVEKFIACARHIEVQVFGDGQGNVIALGERDCSAQRRNQKVLEETPAPGLSDAVRAELHATAIRLCQAVGYRSAGTVEYVYDENAKQFWFLEVNTRLQVEHGVTEMVYGVDIVQWMVELGAGCLPPLPQLVTTPHGHAIQVRVYAEDPAKQFQPCAGLLSQVAFPEALPGLTLRIDHWLDSGSEVSPFYDPMLAKIIVHSDSRDAALDGMTRALDATSLYGIETNLAWLRHLLTLPTVRRGAIITATLGSVAWQPATLDVLGGGTLTTVQDAPGRTGYWHVGVPPSGPFDTRSFRLGNQLLGNTPDAAGLEITLRGPTLRFNHDCAFVITGAAIAAQLDDTPLTGWQVYAARSGQTLTLGAIDGAGCRSYLLLAGGLACPTYLGSRSTFTLGKFGGHAGRALRAGDVLHLAAPALTHLDAALPQPDWHNHWQIRVIYGPHGAPDYFTPDDIDTFFAADWQVHYNSSRTGVRLIGPKPQWARTDGGEAGMHPSNIHDNAYAFGTVDFTGDMPVILGPDGPSLGGFVCPATVIQADLWQLGQLKAGDSLRFVPVTLAQADALARAAEADLAACPSTSTSTPATITSPVLYQRPASDDRPAVTCRAAGDSFVLLEYGEHRLDIALRFRVHALMQWLERHPLPGIQELTPGIRSLQVHFDSLQCPREPLLAHLRHADDALGNLQHATVPSRTLWLPLSWDDAACREAITRYTQSVRPGAPWCPSNIEFIRRINGLDDVAQVKDIVFNARYLVMGLGDVYLGAPVATPIDPRHRLVTTKYNPARTWTAENSVGIGGAYLCVYGMEGPGGYQFVGRTLQMWNRDRQTDAFQQPWLLRFFDQLRFYPVSAEELLTIRERFPWGDYPLRIEEGEFSLAQYQQMLTEQHAEIAAFERQRQHAFETELARWRADGQFTFDSRLQDEPEPDDAVPEGGHAVESQVAGSVWQWLIAPGERVSAGQVVGILESMKMEIPILAPVAGTLHSQLRHAGQQVQAGQRLMVITPAEA; encoded by the coding sequence ATGTTTGAGCGCGTACTGATTGCCAACCGTGGCGCAATTGCGGTGCGTATTATCCGCACCCTGAAGAAAATGGGCGTTAAAGCCATTGCCGTGTATGCCGAAGCCGACCGCCATTCGCTGCATGTGCGTCAGGCCGATGAAGCCTGGTCGCTGGGCGACGGCCCGGTGCGCGACACCTATCTGGATCAGGAGAAATTGCTGCGCATCGCCGCCGCCAGCGGCGCGCAGGCTGTTCATCCCGGCTACGGTTTTCTCAGCGAAAACAGCCAGTTCGTTACCCGCTGCGAACAGGCGGGGCTGGTGTTTCTTGGCCCGACCGTCGCACACATGGCCGCCTTTGGCCTGAAACATCGCGCCCGCGCACTGGCACAGCAGAATGCCGTTCCGCTGTTACCGGGCAGCGGCCTGCTCACCTCGCTGGACGCCGCCTGCGAGCAGGCGCGCCACATCGGTTATCCCGTGATGTTAAAGAGCACCGCCGGGGGCGGCGGCATCGGGATGCAGCGCTGCGATGACGAACCGCAACTGACCGAGGCCTTTACCCGCGTTAAACGGCTGGCGGGCAACAACTTTGCCGATGATGGCGTGTTCGTGGAAAAATTCATCGCCTGCGCCCGCCACATCGAAGTACAGGTTTTCGGCGACGGCCAGGGCAACGTCATCGCCCTTGGCGAGCGCGACTGCTCCGCCCAGCGTCGCAACCAGAAAGTGCTGGAAGAGACGCCCGCCCCCGGCCTGAGCGACGCGGTACGCGCCGAGCTGCACGCCACCGCCATCCGGCTGTGCCAGGCGGTGGGGTATCGCAGCGCAGGCACCGTGGAGTACGTCTATGACGAAAACGCCAAACAGTTCTGGTTTTTAGAGGTCAACACCCGCTTGCAGGTTGAGCATGGCGTCACCGAAATGGTGTACGGCGTGGATATCGTGCAGTGGATGGTGGAGCTGGGCGCAGGCTGCCTGCCGCCGCTGCCACAGCTTGTCACCACCCCGCACGGCCACGCTATTCAGGTGCGCGTTTATGCCGAAGACCCGGCCAAACAGTTCCAGCCCTGCGCAGGCTTGCTCAGTCAGGTCGCGTTTCCAGAGGCGCTGCCTGGTCTGACGCTGCGCATCGACCACTGGCTGGACAGCGGCAGCGAAGTGTCGCCGTTCTATGACCCCATGCTGGCAAAAATTATCGTACACAGCGACAGCCGCGACGCCGCCCTCGACGGTATGACGCGAGCGCTGGACGCCACATCGTTGTACGGCATCGAAACCAATCTTGCCTGGCTGCGCCACCTGCTGACCCTGCCAACGGTCAGACGCGGAGCCATCATCACCGCGACGCTGGGCAGCGTGGCATGGCAACCGGCAACGCTGGATGTCCTTGGCGGCGGCACGCTCACCACCGTGCAGGATGCCCCAGGCCGCACCGGATACTGGCATGTCGGCGTGCCGCCTTCCGGCCCGTTCGATACCCGCTCTTTTCGCCTTGGCAACCAGTTGCTGGGCAACACGCCGGACGCCGCCGGGCTCGAAATTACCCTGCGCGGCCCGACGCTGCGTTTTAACCACGACTGCGCCTTTGTGATTACCGGTGCGGCCATCGCAGCGCAGCTGGATGACACCCCGCTGACCGGCTGGCAGGTGTATGCCGCCCGCTCCGGGCAAACCCTGACCCTCGGCGCCATTGACGGGGCCGGTTGCCGCAGTTACCTGCTGCTGGCAGGCGGGCTGGCTTGCCCGACCTACCTCGGCAGCCGCAGCACCTTTACGCTTGGCAAATTCGGCGGCCATGCCGGTCGCGCGCTGCGCGCAGGCGATGTATTGCATCTGGCCGCCCCTGCGCTCACGCACCTTGATGCAGCGCTGCCGCAACCGGACTGGCACAACCACTGGCAAATCCGCGTTATCTATGGCCCGCACGGCGCGCCGGACTACTTCACCCCGGACGACATCGACACCTTCTTTGCCGCCGACTGGCAGGTACACTACAACTCCAGCCGCACCGGGGTGCGGCTGATTGGCCCGAAACCGCAGTGGGCGCGCACCGACGGCGGGGAAGCGGGGATGCACCCGTCTAACATTCACGACAATGCCTACGCCTTCGGCACGGTGGACTTCACCGGCGATATGCCGGTTATTTTGGGGCCGGACGGCCCATCGCTGGGCGGTTTCGTCTGCCCGGCTACCGTCATCCAGGCCGATTTATGGCAACTCGGCCAACTCAAAGCCGGTGACAGCCTGCGTTTTGTGCCCGTCACCCTGGCGCAGGCGGATGCACTGGCACGGGCCGCCGAAGCCGACCTTGCCGCCTGCCCGAGCACCAGCACCAGCACACCAGCCACGATTACCTCACCGGTGCTGTATCAGCGCCCCGCCAGTGACGATCGCCCCGCCGTTACCTGCCGCGCCGCCGGTGACAGCTTTGTCCTGCTGGAATATGGCGAGCACCGGCTCGATATCGCCCTGCGTTTTCGCGTCCACGCCTTAATGCAGTGGCTGGAGCGCCACCCGCTGCCCGGCATACAGGAGCTCACGCCGGGCATCCGCTCGCTGCAAGTGCACTTTGACAGCCTGCAATGCCCGCGCGAGCCGTTGCTGGCGCACCTGCGGCACGCCGATGATGCGCTCGGCAACCTGCAACACGCCACCGTGCCCTCTCGCACCCTGTGGCTGCCGTTAAGCTGGGATGATGCGGCCTGCCGCGAAGCCATCACCCGCTATACTCAGTCGGTGCGCCCCGGCGCGCCCTGGTGCCCCAGCAATATCGAATTCATCCGCCGTATCAACGGGCTGGATGATGTGGCGCAGGTTAAAGACATCGTCTTTAATGCCCGCTATCTGGTGATGGGACTGGGGGATGTCTATCTGGGCGCACCGGTCGCCACCCCGATTGACCCCCGCCACCGTTTAGTCACCACCAAATACAACCCGGCCCGCACCTGGACGGCGGAGAACTCCGTCGGCATCGGCGGCGCGTATCTGTGTGTATACGGTATGGAAGGGCCGGGCGGCTATCAGTTTGTTGGCCGCACCTTGCAGATGTGGAACCGCGATCGACAAACCGATGCATTCCAGCAACCCTGGCTGCTGCGTTTCTTCGATCAGCTTCGCTTTTACCCGGTCAGCGCAGAGGAACTGCTGACCATTCGTGAGCGTTTTCCGTGGGGAGATTACCCGCTGCGTATTGAGGAGGGCGAGTTTAGTCTGGCGCAGTATCAGCAGATGCTCACCGAACAACATGCGGAGATTGCCGCGTTTGAACGCCAGCGCCAGCACGCGTTTGAAACCGAGCTGGCTCGCTGGCGCGCCGACGGCCAATTCACCTTTGACAGTCGCCTGCAAGACGAACCCGAACCTGATGACGCCGTGCCGGAGGGCGGCCACGCGGTGGAAAGCCAGGTGGCGGGCAGCGTGTGGCAATGGCTGATAGCGCCCGGCGAGCGCGTCAGCGCCGGGCAAGTGGTCGGGATTCTGGAGTCGATGAAAATGGAAATTCCGATCCTCGCCCCTGTCGCGGGCACCCTGCATAGCCAGTTGCGGCATGCCGGGCAACAGGTTCAGGCCGGGCAACGACTGATGGTTATCACCCCCGCTGAAGCGTAA
- a CDS encoding urea amidolyase associated protein UAAP2, translated as MITTSPRDPATAVYRSTIEAGDYWLHRLDAGQTLRITDLEGNQAADTLFYNADDTAERYSVTDTLRGQRKVFLTTGSILRSNEDRPMLEIVADTCGRHDTLGGACATESNTVRYDLEKRHMHACRDSWMLAIAQHPQFNLTKRDITHNINFFMNVPVTRDGGLTFADGISAPGKYVEMVAKMNVLVLISNCPQLNNPCNGYNPTPVEIAIWQDGDTGQRTQ; from the coding sequence ATGATAACAACCAGTCCCCGCGACCCGGCCACGGCGGTCTATCGCTCCACCATTGAGGCTGGCGACTACTGGCTGCACCGGCTGGACGCTGGCCAGACGCTGCGCATTACCGATCTTGAAGGCAATCAGGCGGCGGATACGCTGTTTTATAACGCCGACGACACCGCCGAGCGCTATAGCGTCACCGATACCCTGCGCGGCCAGCGCAAAGTGTTTCTCACCACCGGCAGCATTCTGCGCTCTAACGAAGACCGGCCAATGCTGGAAATCGTCGCCGATACCTGCGGACGGCATGACACCCTCGGCGGGGCCTGCGCCACCGAGAGCAACACCGTGCGTTATGATCTGGAAAAGCGCCATATGCACGCCTGCCGTGATAGCTGGATGCTGGCTATCGCCCAACATCCGCAATTTAACCTGACCAAGCGCGACATCACCCACAACATCAATTTTTTCATGAACGTACCGGTGACGCGCGACGGCGGGCTGACCTTCGCCGATGGCATTTCCGCCCCGGGCAAATATGTGGAAATGGTGGCGAAAATGAACGTGCTGGTGCTTATCTCCAACTGCCCGCAGTTAAATAACCCGTGCAATGGCTACAACCCAACGCCGGTGGAGATTGCCATTTGGCAGGACGGGGACACCGGCCAACGCACACAATAA
- a CDS encoding urea amidolyase associated protein UAAP1 produces the protein MNACYQTELPAGSHWSLIMRRGTALTLTDTSGGANVGMLFYNPENPLERYNAPDSLKCQHTFRLTSGHCLYSDMGRIFCAIEADSFGWHETVCGASHAQQVAHQFGELNYQQARNDRHQNGYDSFLVELAKYGLGKRDMAACVNFFAQVASDDDGNLTLARQGQAGASVTLRFAMDTLVILHTCPHPLSDARTYPRHPVSIAIDHRRAPLPAHCLERPENQRGLRNNTLYYLAEQPQGV, from the coding sequence ATGAACGCGTGTTACCAGACCGAGCTGCCCGCCGGGTCGCACTGGTCGCTGATTATGCGCCGGGGCACCGCGCTGACGCTGACCGATACCAGCGGCGGAGCCAACGTCGGCATGCTGTTTTATAACCCGGAAAACCCGCTGGAGCGCTACAACGCGCCAGACAGCCTGAAATGTCAGCACACCTTTAGGCTAACCAGCGGCCATTGCCTTTATTCCGATATGGGGCGCATTTTCTGCGCCATTGAAGCCGACAGCTTCGGCTGGCATGAAACCGTCTGCGGCGCGAGTCACGCACAGCAGGTCGCACACCAGTTCGGCGAGCTGAACTACCAACAGGCGCGTAACGATCGTCATCAGAACGGTTACGACAGTTTTCTGGTCGAGCTGGCGAAATACGGCCTTGGCAAGCGCGACATGGCCGCCTGCGTTAACTTTTTCGCCCAGGTTGCCAGCGATGACGACGGCAACCTGACGCTGGCGCGTCAGGGTCAGGCCGGGGCCAGCGTCACGCTGCGTTTTGCCATGGACACGCTGGTGATTCTGCACACCTGCCCGCACCCACTGAGCGATGCCCGCACCTATCCGCGCCATCCGGTGTCGATAGCCATTGACCACCGGCGCGCACCGCTGCCCGCACACTGCCTGGAGCGCCCGGAAAACCAGCGCGGGCTGCGCAACAACACGCTCTACTATCTGGCTGAACAACCACAAGGAGTCTGA
- a CDS encoding ABC transporter ATP-binding protein codes for MSLLTLKNIRKEYGSQVVLERLNVSVDEGEFVSIVGASGCGKTTFLNMLLGTEHPSSGQLLLDGKPMPQEPDEHRGVVFQRYSVFPHLSVVENVMLGAEFAKARWLGRVWGARRQAIRDEAMAMLHQVGLAQAAEKYPHQLSGGMQQRLALAQALLKRPRILLLDEPFGALDPGIRGEMHQLISQLWQEHRLTIFMITHDLKEGFSLGTRLWVFDKLRQDTHAPDAWGASITYDLPLDRAPAGVRASVGELMNGRRHVA; via the coding sequence ATGTCGTTATTAACGCTAAAAAACATTCGCAAAGAGTACGGCAGCCAGGTGGTGCTGGAGCGGCTTAACGTTTCGGTTGACGAAGGGGAGTTCGTGTCGATTGTCGGCGCCTCCGGCTGTGGCAAAACCACCTTTCTCAACATGTTACTGGGCACGGAGCACCCCAGCAGCGGCCAGTTACTGCTGGATGGCAAGCCGATGCCGCAAGAACCGGATGAACACCGGGGTGTGGTGTTTCAGCGCTATTCGGTCTTCCCCCACCTCAGCGTGGTGGAGAACGTGATGCTCGGCGCGGAGTTTGCCAAAGCCCGCTGGTTAGGCCGGGTGTGGGGAGCCAGGCGTCAGGCCATCCGCGATGAAGCGATGGCGATGTTGCATCAGGTCGGTCTGGCGCAAGCCGCCGAAAAATACCCGCACCAGCTATCCGGCGGGATGCAACAGCGGCTGGCGCTGGCACAGGCGCTGCTCAAACGCCCGCGCATTTTGCTGCTCGATGAACCGTTCGGTGCGCTCGACCCGGGCATTCGCGGCGAAATGCACCAGCTCATCAGCCAGTTATGGCAGGAACACCGTCTGACCATTTTTATGATAACCCACGACCTGAAAGAGGGGTTCTCGCTCGGCACCCGGCTGTGGGTGTTCGACAAGCTCCGTCAGGATACGCACGCCCCCGATGCCTGGGGAGCCAGTATTACCTACGACCTGCCGCTCGATCGCGCCCCTGCCGGTGTGCGCGCCTCGGTGGGCGAATTGATGAACGGGCGGCGTCACGTCGCCTGA
- a CDS encoding ABC transporter permease, with amino-acid sequence MRKLINYQPLPLTRGMMGFLPLLALLLVYLMASDARLSLNAADKLLPGFSAMSDAIHRMALEPNERTGEYLLWSDTAASLLRLLTSVGLSALLALVFGLLCGALPVVRATLSPLITLFALVPPLAVLPILFICFGLGEVAKVVLITIGITPFIIRDLQLYIQTLPREQLVKAQTLGGHSGQILWRVILPQLMPRLLDAVRLSLSSAWLFLIAAEAIAATDGLGYRIFLMRRYLAMDVILPYVAWITLLAFLLDALLKLISRRGWPWYYSK; translated from the coding sequence ATGCGTAAACTGATCAACTACCAGCCGCTCCCGCTGACACGCGGCATGATGGGGTTTCTGCCATTACTGGCGCTGTTGCTGGTCTACCTGATGGCATCCGACGCCAGGCTGTCGCTCAACGCCGCCGACAAACTGCTGCCGGGCTTCAGTGCCATGAGCGATGCCATTCACCGCATGGCGCTGGAGCCCAACGAGCGCACGGGCGAATACCTGCTGTGGAGCGATACCGCCGCCAGCCTGCTGCGCCTGTTAACGAGCGTTGGCTTAAGCGCCCTGCTGGCGCTGGTGTTTGGCCTGCTGTGCGGCGCGCTGCCGGTGGTGCGCGCCACGCTCTCACCGCTGATAACGCTGTTCGCGCTGGTGCCGCCGCTGGCGGTGCTGCCGATTTTGTTTATCTGCTTTGGTTTGGGTGAAGTCGCCAAAGTGGTGCTGATAACCATCGGCATCACGCCATTTATTATCCGCGATTTACAGCTCTACATTCAAACGCTGCCGCGCGAGCAACTGGTGAAAGCGCAAACGCTCGGCGGCCACAGCGGCCAGATCCTCTGGCGGGTGATCCTGCCGCAGCTGATGCCGCGCCTGCTTGATGCCGTGCGTCTGTCACTCAGTTCTGCCTGGCTGTTTTTAATTGCCGCTGAAGCGATTGCCGCCACCGACGGGCTGGGATACCGCATATTCCTGATGCGCCGTTATCTGGCGATGGACGTGATTTTGCCTTACGTCGCCTGGATAACGCTGCTGGCCTTCCTGCTCGATGCGCTGCTCAAACTTATCAGCCGTCGCGGCTGGCCCTGGTATTACTCGAAATAA
- a CDS encoding putative urea ABC transporter substrate-binding protein — MKTLQRVLLLCALALCSLGVQAEGKPAFKLCWSIYAGWMPWDYAQQQGIIKKWADKYGIAIQFVQVNDYIESVNQYTAGGFDGCAMTNMDALTIPAAGGVDSTALIVGDYSNGNDGILIKGTNNLTALKGKPINLVQLSVSHYLLARALEKNGMSEKDIKVVNTADADLVAAFGTPDVHAIVTWNPLLAAAKQQPGSQLAFSSAQIPGEILDLLVVNTATLQKHPELGKALTGAWYETLQAMSGDSDSARQARTAMGQAAGTDLPGFDEQLAATHLFATPPLALSFVESAQLKTTMQSVAEFSFRHGLLGDNAPGATVVGVSTPSGVWGNTGNIKLRFSDEFLKLAADHKL; from the coding sequence ATGAAAACCCTTCAACGCGTCTTACTTCTTTGCGCCCTGGCGCTGTGTAGCCTTGGCGTACAGGCCGAAGGCAAACCGGCCTTCAAACTGTGCTGGTCTATTTATGCCGGGTGGATGCCCTGGGACTACGCCCAGCAACAGGGCATCATCAAAAAATGGGCCGATAAATACGGTATCGCCATCCAGTTCGTGCAAGTGAACGACTATATCGAATCCGTTAATCAATACACCGCTGGCGGCTTCGATGGCTGCGCCATGACCAACATGGACGCGCTCACCATCCCGGCGGCAGGCGGCGTAGACAGCACCGCACTGATTGTCGGTGATTACTCAAACGGCAACGACGGTATTCTGATTAAAGGCACCAATAACCTCACCGCCCTGAAAGGCAAGCCGATTAATCTGGTGCAGCTATCGGTCTCTCACTACCTGCTGGCGCGCGCGCTGGAAAAAAACGGCATGAGTGAGAAAGACATCAAAGTGGTGAACACGGCGGATGCCGATTTGGTCGCCGCCTTCGGTACGCCGGATGTACACGCCATCGTCACCTGGAACCCACTGCTGGCAGCCGCCAAACAACAACCGGGTAGCCAGTTGGCCTTCTCATCAGCGCAGATCCCCGGCGAAATCCTCGATTTGCTGGTCGTCAACACCGCCACGCTGCAAAAGCACCCGGAGCTTGGCAAAGCGCTGACCGGTGCCTGGTATGAAACGCTGCAAGCGATGTCCGGCGACAGTGACAGCGCCCGTCAGGCCCGCACCGCGATGGGTCAGGCCGCCGGAACCGACCTGCCCGGCTTTGATGAGCAGCTCGCCGCCACCCACTTGTTTGCTACGCCACCACTGGCCCTGAGCTTTGTCGAAAGCGCCCAGCTCAAAACCACCATGCAGTCAGTGGCCGAGTTCTCGTTTCGTCACGGCTTGCTTGGCGACAACGCGCCGGGCGCAACGGTCGTCGGGGTCAGCACCCCCTCCGGTGTGTGGGGCAACACGGGCAACATCAAGCTGCGCTTTAGCGATGAGTTCCTGAAACTTGCCGCTGACCACAAGCTGTAA
- a CDS encoding DUF3053 domain-containing protein has product MMLADYRSRWLLPVIMLVAALQLSACGDKDKEARQAFTTFLQGISQQEGRQLPVLSEQQKQSFGRFTQDYAVMTSFNQQLDQALAGSLIPVLEVVSRIRVPQDYMTQRDNLRQSLGALNMLSPQVQSAKTQADSARHALKQSEELQAVYDKVYNRAVSLPANAMVTVVPASTAFAQSVMQVGDYLQAQGNQAVFGNTGVQFHTPQQVEQYNGMMTDIANQQQKLYAALKAQNFLPH; this is encoded by the coding sequence ATGATGTTGGCGGATTACCGTTCGCGCTGGCTGCTGCCAGTGATTATGTTGGTAGCGGCGTTGCAATTGTCAGCCTGTGGCGACAAAGATAAAGAAGCGCGTCAGGCGTTTACCACCTTCTTACAGGGCATTTCACAGCAGGAAGGACGTCAATTACCGGTGTTGTCTGAACAGCAAAAACAAAGCTTTGGTCGTTTTACTCAGGATTACGCCGTGATGACGTCGTTTAATCAGCAGTTGGATCAAGCGTTGGCTGGCAGCCTGATTCCGGTGTTGGAGGTGGTTTCACGCATTCGTGTTCCGCAAGATTATATGACCCAGCGCGATAATTTACGCCAGTCACTCGGGGCGCTGAACATGTTGAGCCCGCAGGTGCAAAGCGCCAAAACCCAGGCTGACTCGGCACGCCATGCGCTGAAACAAAGCGAGGAATTGCAGGCCGTTTACGACAAGGTTTATAACCGCGCCGTTTCGTTGCCAGCCAACGCCATGGTAACGGTGGTGCCTGCCAGCACGGCTTTCGCCCAGAGTGTGATGCAAGTGGGGGATTACCTTCAGGCTCAAGGCAATCAGGCCGTGTTTGGCAACACCGGTGTGCAATTCCACACGCCGCAGCAGGTGGAGCAGTACAACGGCATGATGACCGATATTGCTAACCAGCAGCAAAAATTGTACGCCGCGCTGAAAGCACAGAACTTTCTTCCTCACTGA
- a CDS encoding methyl-accepting chemotaxis protein, whose amino-acid sequence MAIKLENIKVGRKLGLGFALVLLLTVIIAAVSVRYIETLKGRFEKVIFSNQINSEVSEARYYRAVYASGYNAESLKENSKHIDNIITLISSTQDKSWRGDYNDRLDNISKLINQYKERRKNYTDAVAKKDDVRKSWNLSDSEKPLKQIEQQVAGNLTLQLQLTALHQKLVNVRYLVRGLLLSLNSDAEKPLITALDDAQTALNQFIQALSPEQQAIMAPVVSTLSTYKTQVIAYLPAYQIELEQGKLLGDTANLLIDTANKMVNDETRATQQDISDAEWQIAATALITLVLGILIAWYISRQITHPLNNTVAIAESIATGDLTVNIETTRRDELGMLFDAMAKMKANLHNMIDDIRMGVSQITTAASEIVTGNNDLAARTESQAASVEQTAASMEELTSTVKQNAANAHQANKLVLDATQTAQEGGKLVADVVQTMADIEGSSKRIAEITSVINGIAFQTNILALNAAVEAARAGEQGRGFAVVANEVRNLAQRSSQAAKEIEGLISTSVNQVTKGAHLVHTAGKTMQEIVTAVTHVHDIMGEITVASDEQSRGIAQVNQAIVEMDSTTQQNAALVQQSSAAANSLEEQAVILSNTVSAFRLSSTHELPSASHGLPFASHHTSLPYRK is encoded by the coding sequence ATGGCTATAAAACTCGAAAATATCAAAGTCGGTAGGAAATTGGGGCTCGGGTTCGCTCTGGTTCTGTTACTGACCGTTATTATTGCTGCCGTTAGCGTCCGGTACATTGAAACATTGAAAGGCCGTTTTGAAAAAGTTATTTTCAGTAATCAGATTAATAGCGAAGTTAGTGAAGCCCGTTATTATCGCGCAGTTTATGCCAGTGGTTATAATGCCGAGAGCCTGAAAGAAAACAGCAAACATATTGATAACATCATTACACTGATATCTTCAACGCAAGATAAATCCTGGCGCGGCGATTATAACGATCGGCTGGATAATATCAGCAAGTTGATTAATCAGTATAAAGAACGCCGTAAAAACTACACCGATGCCGTCGCCAAAAAAGATGACGTGCGTAAAAGCTGGAATCTTTCTGACTCAGAGAAACCACTCAAACAAATAGAGCAACAGGTTGCCGGTAATCTTACGCTACAACTGCAACTGACCGCTCTGCATCAAAAACTGGTTAACGTACGTTACCTGGTGCGCGGCCTGCTGCTGTCGCTTAACAGTGATGCAGAAAAACCGCTCATTACCGCACTGGATGATGCGCAAACGGCATTAAATCAATTTATTCAAGCCCTTAGTCCTGAACAACAGGCCATTATGGCTCCCGTTGTGTCTACGCTCTCTACCTATAAAACGCAGGTGATCGCCTACCTTCCTGCCTATCAGATAGAACTGGAGCAGGGAAAGCTGTTGGGCGACACCGCCAATTTGCTCATCGACACCGCGAATAAAATGGTGAACGATGAAACCCGCGCGACCCAACAAGACATCAGCGACGCGGAATGGCAAATTGCTGCGACGGCATTGATCACACTGGTGCTGGGCATTTTGATAGCCTGGTATATTTCGCGCCAGATTACCCATCCGCTCAATAACACCGTGGCGATTGCGGAGAGCATTGCCACCGGCGATTTAACCGTCAATATTGAAACCACCCGCCGTGACGAACTGGGCATGCTATTTGACGCCATGGCCAAAATGAAAGCGAATCTGCACAACATGATTGATGACATTCGCATGGGGGTCAGCCAGATAACCACCGCCGCCAGCGAGATAGTCACCGGTAATAACGATCTCGCCGCCCGCACGGAATCACAGGCAGCATCCGTCGAGCAGACAGCGGCCAGCATGGAGGAGCTGACCTCTACGGTGAAACAAAACGCCGCCAACGCGCATCAGGCCAATAAACTGGTGCTGGATGCCACCCAAACCGCGCAAGAGGGCGGTAAATTGGTCGCTGACGTCGTACAAACCATGGCCGACATTGAAGGCAGTTCCAAACGCATTGCAGAAATCACGTCTGTTATCAATGGCATCGCTTTCCAGACCAACATTCTGGCGCTTAACGCAGCCGTAGAAGCCGCGCGTGCCGGTGAACAAGGCCGTGGTTTTGCTGTTGTGGCGAACGAAGTGCGCAACCTGGCGCAGCGCAGCTCTCAGGCGGCGAAAGAGATTGAAGGGCTGATCTCCACCTCGGTCAATCAGGTGACAAAAGGTGCTCATCTGGTACATACCGCCGGGAAAACCATGCAGGAAATTGTCACTGCCGTCACACACGTGCATGACATTATGGGCGAAATCACCGTCGCATCCGATGAACAAAGCCGAGGAATTGCACAGGTTAATCAGGCGATTGTCGAGATGGATAGCACCACGCAACAAAATGCGGCGCTGGTTCAGCAATCATCTGCGGCAGCCAACTCGCTGGAAGAACAAGCCGTTATCCTTTCCAACACCGTTTCGGCATTCCGCCTCTCTTCAACGCATGAGCTGCCTTCAGCCAGCCACGGCTTACCGTTTGCCAGCCACCACACCTCATTACCCTACAGAAAGTAA